The nucleotide window GGAGAACAACCATCTCTGCAGCACTCCACCAATCAGGCCTGTATGGTAGAGTGGCTGGACAGAAGCCACTCCTCAGTAAAAGGCACATGACAGCCCATCGGGAGTTTGCCAAAAGGCACCTGAAGCACTCTCAGACCATGAGAAACaaaattctctggtctgatgaaacaAAGATTGAACTCTTTGGCCTGAGTGTCATGTGAtgtttggaggaaaccaggcaccgcTCATCACCTGGCTAATACCATCcttacagtgaagcatggtggtggcaggcagcatcatgctgtggggttgTTTTTTAGTGGCAGGAACTGGAAGACTAGTCAGGATTGAGGAAAAGATGAACACAGTAATGTACAGAGACATCCTTGATGAAAACCTGCTCCAGAATGCTCTGGACCTCAGACTGGGGCGAAGTTTGACCTTTCAACAGGACAacgaccctaagcacacagccaagataacaaaggagtggctatgggacaactctgtgaatgtgcCAAGCCAGAGCCCAGACTTGAACCAGATTAAACATCTCCGGAGAGATCTTAAAATAGCTGTGCACCAACActccccatccaacctgatggAGCTTGAGAGGTACTGCAAAGAAGAGTGTGAGAAACTGCCCAAAACTAGGTGTGtcatactcaaaaagacttgaTGCTGTAATTGGTGCCAAGGGTGCTTCAACAAAGTATTGAGGCTGTGAATACTTATGTACATgtggttttttattattatcattattattattttcattttatttaaaaaatattttgcaaagatttcaaacaaacttctttcacattgtctttatggggtattgtttgtagaattttgaggaaaataaagaatttaatctattttggaataaggctgtaacataacaaaatgtggaaaaagtgaagcGCTGTGAATGCTTTCCAGATGCACTGTACATGAGATTGAAGCAATTAAAAAAACGACAACTATACAATTTCAAAAGGACAAAATTAATTCCCGCCTTAGAGTTTTTTGTCATTTGAGAAGTGGTTTTATCCTGGCATGTTGCGCAACAGGGAAGAATGGACAATAACAATTTAGCTTTAAGACAATAACAACTTTACTGTTGAGGGAAGATATAAGAGCGATTTATAAAGATATCTTATAGTTTAGTCTTGTACTTAACCATGGTTCTTGGTAAGAggcaaataaaaacaattttaaagtttgtttaCTTAAGGTGATTTTTATTAATGCATTGCAATCTATTCAATTGTCAGGACTAAAAACTGGATTTCAATAACTTTAAATGTGCACCTAACACCAGGAATTGGATTGAGACTAGATCAATGCAAGGTCAATTTTTGTATACACTTTAATTTCAAAATGGTACGTTTCTCTTACAGAACATGGTTATGAAATATTAGATTAGTagagtttttgtgtgtgtttgtttttgggtCCTAGTGTCTCAGTATACTTACCCAGTACTTCCTGCAGTTTTTATACTTCATGAAGTATGCAGAACACATGCTCTTATCATAGTTGTATGCATCCAAACATTTTTGAGAACCATCACTCTCCTATGTCAATGCAAACACAGAGaaaataaagatttaaaattCAAACCTTATTTTACAACATGTCATTATACACCTGGCAGTGTAGTTGATTACTACAATTGTTACCTTTTCACTTATGCAGCATTGAATGTAAAATTTCACAtcagttttaaatatattgagacaaaaaaaacaaacaaacatatagtttacataaactttacattttacattaaccACACACAAGTCTGACTGACCTCAATGCATGGGTTGATATCCACATTCCGAACTTTGCGTGCACTTGATTTGCCAGCCATCCTCCAACTGCATCTGTGTCACAGCTGGAATGTCAGAAAGCTCCAGTTACACAAGAAATCTAGGATGGgcattttgtttttccttttgagtACACATCAGATCAGTAAAATAAGTACTTGACTGCTGGGGTGTGCAAGTCACAACGATAATAAAaccattttaattaaaacatactGTTGACAACTGTGAAGAGAAAAATATCACTACTAgattactaaaaattaaaaaaaaaaaaaaaaaaatgaacatataaaatgaaatataattgtTTCAAATGAACCATGTTTGTCTAATCCTGCTCCAAGAGGGCCAATGTCCTGCAAAGTATAGCTACAACACACTAGCCTGGAAGTTGTCTGGGAGTTGCCTATACCCTCATTTACTTCATTAGTCCACTAATATACAGACAGAAGggctgccgcttttgcatagctTGTGCTTGCTGTTTAATAATAGTTTGAAACTGGTAGCTCCAGTAGTAAACAATAAcatcaattaaaattaaaaaataaatgtatacctGTATGGTATGATATTACTCTGTACCCACATTACAAAAATGGTTTAggagatagatggatggaagatCTAGCTGCTGGTGCCATCTTCTGGTGAGATGTGGGAATTAATTCAGCACAACCCTCACAGTGCATAATGGGTGCTATAGGTAacatcggttgtacacttgtTATTGTGGTCCATTTTGTAATAGAATGTCCACTGGACACTACTCAttgctgtcccctcaaatagtgccctttTTAAAAGTATAGGGGGGATTTCAGACACAGCCTAGTATTCCTGAACACCCTGATGATCTGGTTCtgatgtgtttaattagggttggagttaaactctgcaggacagtggccttcAGGAACAGGTTTGGAGACCCCTGAAATAAATTAATCATGGTCAATATTGTGCATTACCATTTAAGACCGTATGTGTTAAAGAGTGAACGAACACTTGGTAAACTGAAGTGCTCTGTTAGCAGGTTAATGAACTCAAACTTACATGAAATTAATCAGATAGCTACACAACATACATTACTCCTATAATCATCACTATGTTTCACCCCACTAGTGACGGCCCTGTGttaaaacaaaacatatttaactttctcaaaaataaaaagtaaattaattaaataattaatgaaaataaataaattcattaattaaaatatatatatatatagactaaaAATAATAGACTAATGTGATattacctaaataaataaataaataattattttaaaaaatacttaaaaataactttttgccATTGTAATAAAATGCCGTTTCATGTAGTGATTCTGATTTTGTCTTATAGCTCTTCACAATCTGTACATGGATATCGTGACTACCCATCTTTTTTTCCAAATGAAAGGATGCATTTCAGGTTAGTTTTCAATTGACTGGTGGTAAATATTGCCCGTTTTCCCaatgttttttgtgtttgcagtgctTCTGCAGGTTTACTAAAGATAATTTTAAGACTATAAGACCTTTTTAAGAAaaagtaggctatatataaatagtaaaataaataaattataaattgagGGGATTCCAACAAGTATGTCAACAAAttctctaaatgtaaatgtctaggGAGCACACACTGAATTAGAAATACTTAAATGTCAGTAGATACAACTTTCAACAGAactccaataaaataaaataataaaattactagaatatggagaaaaaaaaaaattactgtaccTTCTGATCACACAAATTTTATCTTCCTCAATATTTCCCAAGACTTTATATCTTCATTTTGAatctcaagtaaatgcatctttattTAAGGATCTTTAGATATTAATATTGGAAAACATTTAATGCCATTACTTTATAAATTTAAGACTGTTTACCTTTAAGACCTTTTAAACGCAAGCAGAAACCGTTTATTGCAAGCATGAACTTATTGCTAATgttttgctaaatatttttgcTGATTTAATGAATAGAACCAAAATATGGAGCACATGATTGCTGACATGTGGAAAGAAATATTGAATgttgaataaaataaacaaacaaaaaaaaaaatctatctacaaaaagtaaacaaacagattgtagtattattattattatttatttacttattaaataGGTGTTGATAGTGCTGATAGTGAAACAAAAACAAGTATTCAAAAGTACAGTATTAAAGGTCGATAAGGTTTAAAACCCTCCTAGAATCttgttacttttttgttttagatgtatagatagatagacataacatttttataaaatactaTTATAATTGATAGTATCTTAACGATGCCAAAATGCACTGAAAACAATACTAAgcaattttaaatttgattttaaataaataaataaatacatattagttttgtttttgctctcactctctctctctctcctagaACCCCCTGCTCTAGTTTCTAGATAAAACGTAGTTAATATTAAGGTCAAATATAAGTCATTCAGTGATTCTTCAgttttttaatttatacatttctctttcttttttgtgCTAAAATAAAACTTACTAAACAACATTAGAGATGACTTATAAGTCTCTAATGTAAGACTTATGACTTATAAGTCTCAATACTAACTATGAGATGACTGATACTTCAAGTCATCTCATAGCTAGTATTGACACCTATGGAATTTAGATATCCACGATTTTTAACACAACCTAACATAACTGGTTCAGTTTATCAGTTGCGAGGCTACTGCACACGTCTCAAAGACGAATTAAACACCATTATGAGCATTTTGTCGTACATTAACTCACTTAAAAAAACAAAGCACGAGATACGAGTCAGTATGGGAAAACAACCAGTAATCTCAGTCAAATTATTGTACATAAGACCGGTGTCTGTACTCCAGTCGAATGTAATGTCATGTATACTTCTTCAAATTCTATCAgcaaattgcaatttaaaaaggAACGCTTTCGACAGCAAAACACAAATAAGCTGTGGTCGCCACTGAACAAGAAGTTTAATGTTGCAAATACTTACAATTTACGTGTCACACACGAACACTCAACCTTCCCTCGTCATGTCAAAACAGAACGTAtgacacaacacaacacaacttaACTATTTTTGTAGATGATTGACAGGCATCGGTGGCCAATCAAACAGCAAGTTGGAAAGCGTCACCGGTAACGGTTACATGAATTGTCACCTCTTTCAGCCAATGGAATTAGGATGATAACTGTTTTTACCCTCCTATTGACTAAACAGAAATTAAACGAAGTCGTACCGATTGACAGAATTACCGACGAGTCCTAAATGTTAGAATTTCTGAGAAGGAAATTAGTGGCAGTGAATTCtgaaaatgattatttatttattacacaaATCACAAGAGCGAGGAAGGAGGGTTTCGTGGTGGGCGTGGCCAAATCTTGGTTTGGTTGCATCGCAGCGCATACACAATGGCTGCTGGAAAGAGGGGAAAGCAAACAATTTTTAGGCCCGCCGCGTCCAGcaaaaaatatgagaaaaaaattattaaaaatccgGGAAATAGTTGAAAGTCAAGAAAACTACCACAGAAAGGATGTTAACGCTCCCACGGTGAGTTTTATGCACATTTAGAAAATTGTTAGGCCGTTCTTTAATTAAAATATCGGGGTTATTCAAATTATGAGAGAGGGGTGAGctagagaaaaaaagttttgCGTTAATCAGCGCCCAGTTTGGAACTTGAGAGAAAAGCAACGAAAGACTGATTTATATAGAAAATCTAACATGTTCTTTCTGTTATTTGTTTCTGTCAAGTCAGGTTGCGCTCGGGCGAATGTCAATAAACAGAGAAACGCGTGAAGTTCTAAAAAGttgaaaaaaagtttttgaaaaatttgTTTTGAGATTTTCTTTAAATATACAGTAACGACATGGCTACGGGGATAGACGTAGCAAACTCATgcgtatttaaataaataaaaaaaaatgcacgcTGTATACATGGTGCGAAAATTTTGACACAAATATGCATGCAAAACGAACACAAACACGGAGTTTGTGATAGAAGCACCTTTCCATGTTTGTAATCACATTTAAACGCAAAATGTAATAAACtgaataataatgtttaatttgGACACAATTTACAAAGTTAGCTGTTTGGGAGTCACAGTCAGTGACTATATTAGGGGTGTCAATGAGTTATACAAAGTTGCACTGTGGGTCATTATAGGAACAGAAAGCTGCTTGTCAATATCGAAAACAACCAAAATGGTGGGAGAAATGAAGAGGGACTAATTAGGAGATGCTGAGCAGAGCTTTTCAGTGTTCATCCTTCTTGGTTCTACTCCGAGAGAAAGTCCCTCTTAGGATCAGAATGAGTGATTGGTGAAGGGCCATTGGATCTTAAATATTAAAGGACAGAATACTTTAATGATGCTAGTAATATATTGGTTTTACTCTTGATACCGGAAAGTCAATAATAACATCAGAGTTGTTGGTTGCTACGACACGGGGTGTGGTGCGTTTCTGTAGAATGTCAGCGTAGATTTATTGTATAGCTTGCAATCAGAGAGTTTCAAATGAAACTTGTGCATGTGATGGCGCTGCGTGTGGTATAACGCAGGATCATCAGCGGCATTGTGCGCAAAATACATTGTGGAGCTATTAAAATCGGTACTTTAGGGGTACGTGTGTGTGCGTTAGCATATTGAGATATTGAGGTTTATATAAACATGTAGCCTACACGGCATATGGCCAGATGCGGTGGAAGGGTGGAGGTTAAGATTCCCTATTAGGACTATGAAGCACCTCCATTCTCATTGTTCCTGGGTTTTCTTTTTAAATAGCCTTGAAGGGGGTCATCGGGTTTACCGCGCAGTTGTTGTGAATGTGTTCGGAGTTGTTCAAAAACCCTGAAACACGTCAAACATGCACGTGCAGCCATGTATTAGTAGTGCGCATTGTATGGATCAGCTTCGCAGAAAAAAAGCCAAAGATTTATCATTCTAGCAGGAAATGTCGCATATTTAGACCTCATAATTATTTCGGTAGTCAAAAAGCTGAACTAATTGTTTGACTGCGTAAAGAAACTGTAAAGTAAGAATTGGTGCAGCGATTATTGTGAACACTATTTTGTAATATGGATAACtgaataatttaaacattttatgcatGATCCATACAGTTCGCACTCATAATACAAGAGGCTGCATGGGAAGTtacattaaatgtaaattaataaatttatattattgtttattatgttttatatttgtttGATTAACtacatgttttatttgttttcctAATCTCTACTGTAAGACTTAAAACAGTCAAATTTAACCAGGTAATGAATTCTTAGATATAGGTGGTGCTTTTATGCTCTCTTGCATTCAATTATTTCTTACTGAAGGCTATATTAAAATATATGCAATAAAGTATGTGTCTGAAACTCTGCAGGCATTAGTAATACTGTACTGCCAAGCTGACTTAAATTACAAAAGATGATATATAtatgatgatatatatatatatatatttatttatttatttttttatatatatttatttattact belongs to Garra rufa chromosome 3, GarRuf1.0, whole genome shotgun sequence and includes:
- the chchd7 gene encoding coiled-coil-helix-coiled-coil-helix domain-containing protein 7, giving the protein MAGKSSARKVRNVDINPCIEESDGSQKCLDAYNYDKSMCSAYFMKYKNCRKYWHGVMLQRRRDGVKPDMPTAEEREQIITALGGKPY